In Magnolia sinica isolate HGM2019 chromosome 12, MsV1, whole genome shotgun sequence, a single genomic region encodes these proteins:
- the LOC131220007 gene encoding uncharacterized protein LOC131220007: MLKPASHLIHIVQKDGKLLKDYIKSFNLEAMQVHKHYEELALTTIMGGGLRDPKFLFSLDKNPPMTMASLLNRSQKYSNVEEASTLRKSVQSKGTTTKEWQPKVELGSASGSKKRKDDQLQSNPYPNKWPDSKFNSYTSLNKTPEQVLMELQDKRILKWPSKMKASPDRKICTIFGGAIGGGDSNQARRAHARIITHSGSEREILTASRPSKELKIETYSMTFTKEDARGVHHLHNNALVVIMTITNRKVFRILVDTESLADILFAHAFDRMGIGRSQLQAVKTPLLRFSGRRVIPEESTHLPLTARDM; this comes from the exons ATGCTCAAACCGGCCTCCCATCTCATCCATATCGTTCAAAAAGACGGGAAACTGCTGAAGGACTACATCAAGAGCTTCAATCTTGAAGCAATGCAGGTGCATAAGCATTATGAAGAGCTCGCCCTAACCACAATAATGGGGGGGGGATTGAGAGACCCCAAGTTCCTTTTCTCACTCGACAAAAATCCGCCTATGACGATGGCCAGCCTTCTGAACAGGTCACAAAAGTATTCTAATGTCGAGGAAGCCTCTACCCTACGAAAGTCCGTTCAGAGTAAAGGGACAACAACCAAAGAGTGGCAACCAAAGGTAGAGCTTGGCTCGGCCAGTGGAAGCAAGAAGAGGAAGGATGACCAACTGCAGAGCAATCCGTATCCGAATAAGTGGCCCGATAGTAAGTTTAATTCGTATACTTCCCTGAATAAGACGCCCGAGCAAGTCTTAATGGAACTTCAAGACAAGCGCATCCTTAAATGGCCGAGTAAGATGAAAGCCAGTCCTGACAG GAAAATCTGCACCATCTTCGGAGGTGCCATCGGTGGAGGAGATTCAAACCAAGCTCGAAGAGCTCATGCAAGGATCATCACTCATTCTGGCTCAGAACGGGAAATCCTTACCGCCAGCAGACCTTCAAAAGAACTAAAAATAGAAACCTACAGCATGACCTTTACTAAAGAGGACGCTCGAGGAGTCCACCATCTGCACAACAATGCGCTTGTGGTTATAATGACCATAACCAACCGCAAAGTATTCCGAATCCTCGTGGATACCGAATCTTTGGCGGACATCCTCTTCGCACATGCGTTTGACAGAATGGGGATTGGACGATCTCAACTCCAAGCCGTTAAGACTCCCTTGCTCAGATTTTCAGGACGCAGGGTCATACCCGAAGAATCAACACATCTTCCACTCACCGCTAGAGACATGTAG